A genome region from Streptomyces sp. NBC_01296 includes the following:
- a CDS encoding type II toxin-antitoxin system PemK/MazF family toxin, which produces MQRGEVWWVEFDERRPVVLLSGDGASGIRVMQVVARAGVDITGLGVEVVVGAVEGLPFEGVLRFALPRPGFTPCTWLTTVSRDDLIERAGVLSSAKLSEIENALRLGEQAKEWTPAATAKLSEIRNALRLGGLG; this is translated from the coding sequence GTGCAACGTGGTGAAGTCTGGTGGGTGGAGTTCGACGAGCGGCGGCCGGTCGTGCTGCTGTCGGGAGACGGCGCGTCCGGGATCCGGGTGATGCAGGTCGTCGCTCGGGCGGGTGTCGACATCACCGGTCTGGGCGTCGAAGTGGTAGTAGGCGCCGTGGAAGGACTGCCCTTTGAAGGCGTGCTGCGGTTCGCGTTGCCGCGTCCGGGCTTTACCCCTTGCACGTGGCTGACCACCGTGTCCCGGGACGACCTGATCGAGCGAGCGGGCGTTCTGTCCTCCGCGAAACTCAGCGAGATTGAGAACGCCCTCCGTCTCGGTGAGCAGGCGAAGGAGTGGACCCCGGCGGCGACCGCGAAGCTCAGCGAGATAAGGAACGCCCTCCGTCTCGGTGGACTCGGGTAG
- a CDS encoding IS701 family transposase: MSRIAGRFTRVEPRFRVRKLVLGLLSDLPRKNGWTIAEWAGERTPDGMQHLLGRAKWDADRIRDDVCDYVVDHLHDDQAVLVVDETGDVKKGTDTVGVQRQYTRTAGRIENAQVAVYLVYAGRRGHAAVDRELYVPRSWTSDPDRCRDAGLGQDAAFATKPELATRMVARFLDAGHQAAWVAGDEVYGGNPRLRTALEGRGTGYVLAVACSHEVTTGAGRFRADTLTKKVPKRAWQKLSAGAGAKGHRFYDWAVIDLADPRPGSRQLLVRRNRSTGELAYYRCYSPASVPLTVLVRVAGSRWRVEEFFQSGKGLAALDEHQVRRYTSWSRWVTLAMLAHAFLAVVRADEHTRPAPDALIPLTCNEIQRLFITLVVRPVHDAAHRLGWSDWRRRHQARSQASHYRRQATQA, translated from the coding sequence ATGAGCCGGATAGCGGGACGGTTCACACGGGTCGAACCCCGGTTCCGAGTCAGGAAGTTGGTGCTCGGACTGCTGTCGGACCTGCCGCGCAAGAACGGCTGGACCATCGCCGAATGGGCCGGGGAGAGGACCCCGGACGGCATGCAGCACCTGCTCGGCCGGGCCAAGTGGGACGCCGACCGGATCCGCGACGATGTGTGTGACTACGTGGTGGACCACCTGCACGACGACCAGGCGGTACTGGTGGTCGACGAGACCGGGGACGTGAAGAAAGGCACCGACACGGTCGGCGTCCAGCGCCAGTACACCCGTACCGCGGGCAGGATCGAAAATGCCCAGGTCGCCGTCTACCTGGTCTACGCCGGCCGGCGCGGGCACGCGGCAGTGGACCGGGAACTGTACGTCCCGCGTTCATGGACCTCGGACCCTGACCGCTGCCGGGATGCCGGACTCGGCCAGGACGCCGCCTTCGCCACCAAGCCGGAACTGGCCACTCGTATGGTTGCCCGATTCCTGGACGCCGGCCACCAGGCCGCATGGGTCGCCGGCGACGAGGTCTACGGCGGCAACCCCAGGCTGCGAACCGCATTGGAGGGACGCGGCACCGGCTACGTCCTCGCGGTGGCCTGCTCGCACGAAGTCACTACCGGGGCGGGGAGGTTCCGTGCGGACACCCTGACCAAGAAGGTGCCCAAGCGGGCCTGGCAGAAGCTCTCCGCAGGGGCCGGGGCCAAGGGCCACCGTTTCTACGACTGGGCAGTCATCGACCTCGCCGACCCCCGACCCGGGAGTCGTCAGCTGCTGGTCCGCCGTAACCGCAGCACCGGCGAACTCGCCTACTACCGCTGCTACTCGCCCGCATCCGTGCCGCTGACCGTGCTGGTCAGAGTCGCTGGATCAAGATGGCGGGTGGAGGAGTTCTTCCAGTCGGGCAAGGGCCTGGCCGCACTCGACGAGCACCAGGTCCGCCGCTATACCTCCTGGTCCCGCTGGGTCACCCTCGCCATGCTCGCGCACGCCTTCCTCGCCGTCGTACGCGCAGACGAGCACACCCGCCCCGCACCCGATGCCCTCATTCCGCTCACCTGCAACGAGATCCAGCGCCTGTTCATCACACTCGTTGTCCGACCCGTCCACGATGCCGCCCACCGGCTCGGTTGGTCCGACTGGCGGCGCCGCCACCAGGCCCGATCCCAGGCCAGCCACTACCGTCGACAAGCCACCCAGGCATGA
- a CDS encoding tyrosine-type recombinase/integrase — MADYGTANMDLALRGLELKTLDPYLAGWRLRVVPSLGHLPVRMITNGAVDRTVYRWIADEQSRSTVKNTIAVLVRVMEQAVRDGLIKVNPARVSGWQRQYQLVEDELNDPRALALPDWDTLQALAKALVARSYGEYRGWGDVVTFAASTAARIGEVSGVRVKDTDNWIWTVRRQTTPAPGGLVDKGTKGKRARKVPLIEEVRPMVAQRLLAVGNDPDARIFFGPRGGRISTAVLRDATHWDDVVTELGFEHLRRHDLRHTGLTWFAVAGVPLHVLRKIAGHGSLTTTQRYLHPDAGQITAAGAALSAHLVVLRAPRSLPVTAVAAV; from the coding sequence TTGGCCGACTACGGCACCGCGAACATGGACCTCGCGCTCCGCGGGTTGGAGCTCAAGACGCTCGACCCATATCTGGCCGGTTGGCGTCTGCGCGTCGTGCCCTCCCTCGGCCATCTCCCGGTACGGATGATCACCAACGGCGCTGTGGACCGCACGGTCTACCGGTGGATCGCCGACGAGCAGAGCCGTTCCACCGTCAAGAACACCATCGCCGTCCTCGTTCGCGTGATGGAGCAGGCTGTCCGAGACGGGCTCATCAAGGTCAACCCTGCCCGGGTCAGCGGCTGGCAACGCCAGTACCAGTTGGTCGAGGATGAACTCAACGACCCGCGTGCGCTCGCCCTGCCCGACTGGGACACTCTCCAGGCCCTCGCCAAAGCCCTGGTGGCCCGCTCGTATGGCGAATACAGGGGTTGGGGCGACGTGGTCACGTTCGCGGCCTCCACCGCAGCCCGCATCGGCGAGGTCTCCGGAGTCCGCGTCAAGGACACCGACAACTGGATCTGGACCGTCCGCCGACAGACCACCCCCGCCCCGGGCGGGCTGGTGGACAAGGGCACCAAGGGAAAGCGAGCCCGCAAGGTACCCCTCATCGAGGAGGTACGCCCGATGGTTGCCCAGCGACTGCTGGCCGTCGGCAACGATCCCGATGCCCGGATCTTCTTCGGACCGCGCGGGGGACGCATCTCCACCGCGGTCCTGCGCGACGCCACCCACTGGGACGACGTCGTCACGGAGCTCGGCTTCGAACACCTACGACGGCACGACCTGCGCCACACAGGACTGACCTGGTTCGCCGTCGCCGGCGTCCCGCTTCACGTCCTGCGCAAGATCGCCGGACACGGCTCGCTGACCACCACCCAGCGCTACCTGCACCCCGACGCCGGCCAGATCACGGCAGCTGGCGCCGCGCTGTCTGCGCACCTCGTGGTGCTCCGTGCACCTCGTTCGCTGCCAGTCACGGCCGTTGCCGCCGTCTGA
- a CDS encoding virginiamycin B lyase family protein gives MPTTTCSAPGHGMPPRPKSRWGRRLTAFFAGTLMAAALPLAAGAPEAQAAVGIFEYSVPTPNSTPIGITTGPDGNMWFTETNGNKIGRMTPTGSMIAEYPVPTQFSAPHDITTGPDGNVWFTERSLVSNKVGKIDLSGTITEYQVPETFSELTGITSGPDGALWFTEQNGNRIGRITTAGAITEYAVPTGHSQPNGIAAGSDGNLWFTETAAGQIGRITPAGAVTEFPIPGGGAPTGIAAGPDGALWFTEFGGEKIGRISTVGAISEYPIPTTSGQPEEITAGPDDSLWFTERNSGKIGRISTAGVIAEFPLPSSERGPWGITTGPDNDIWFAETANYIGRLDLTDGDLGATKSDAGSDPVDVGQNVTYTLTATNNGPQTAEGVVLKDTLPAGLQFASASAGCTAAGTTPDVVTCDIGTLTAGNSATRTITTTATTEGTHTDTAAVAGAVSDPVPANDIASETTTVAATTCFGEQPTITGTPGNDQITGTPGRDVILARDGNDTINAGPGDDLICGGPGADNITGGPGIDRIAGDSGNDILHGSPGNDTVTGGDGDDSLFGEDGNDNLDGGPGTNTNNGGPGTDICTNPSTGPSCP, from the coding sequence ATGCCCACCACCACCTGCAGCGCGCCAGGACACGGGATGCCCCCGCGTCCGAAGTCCCGTTGGGGACGCCGACTTACGGCGTTCTTCGCCGGCACCCTGATGGCTGCCGCTCTGCCCCTGGCCGCCGGAGCCCCGGAGGCCCAGGCAGCCGTCGGCATCTTCGAGTACTCCGTCCCCACACCGAACAGCACGCCGATCGGCATCACCACCGGGCCGGACGGCAACATGTGGTTCACCGAGACCAACGGCAACAAGATCGGGCGGATGACCCCGACGGGGAGCATGATCGCCGAGTACCCGGTGCCCACCCAGTTCTCCGCCCCGCACGACATCACCACCGGGCCGGACGGCAACGTCTGGTTCACCGAGCGGAGCCTTGTGTCCAACAAGGTCGGGAAGATCGATCTCAGCGGCACCATCACCGAGTACCAGGTGCCCGAAACCTTCAGCGAGCTCACCGGGATCACGTCCGGGCCGGACGGCGCACTGTGGTTCACGGAGCAGAACGGCAACCGGATCGGCCGGATCACCACCGCGGGCGCCATCACCGAGTACGCCGTGCCCACCGGGCACAGCCAGCCGAACGGTATCGCCGCCGGGTCGGACGGCAACCTGTGGTTCACCGAAACGGCGGCCGGACAGATCGGCAGGATCACGCCCGCCGGCGCGGTCACCGAGTTCCCGATTCCGGGCGGCGGCGCCCCGACCGGAATCGCCGCCGGTCCTGACGGCGCCCTGTGGTTCACCGAGTTCGGCGGCGAGAAGATCGGCCGGATCTCCACGGTCGGCGCCATCAGCGAGTACCCCATCCCCACCACCTCGGGGCAGCCGGAGGAAATCACCGCAGGTCCGGACGACAGCCTGTGGTTCACCGAGCGCAACAGCGGGAAGATCGGGCGGATCAGCACGGCCGGTGTGATCGCCGAGTTCCCCCTGCCTTCCTCGGAGCGCGGCCCCTGGGGCATCACCACGGGTCCGGACAACGACATCTGGTTCGCCGAGACCGCCAACTACATCGGGCGTCTCGACCTGACCGATGGCGACCTCGGCGCCACGAAGTCCGACGCGGGTTCCGACCCCGTCGATGTGGGGCAGAACGTGACGTACACGCTCACCGCGACCAACAACGGCCCGCAGACCGCCGAAGGGGTCGTCCTCAAGGACACCCTGCCCGCCGGACTCCAGTTCGCCTCGGCGTCCGCCGGCTGCACCGCCGCCGGTACCACTCCGGACGTCGTCACCTGTGACATCGGCACGCTCACCGCCGGGAACAGCGCCACGCGCACCATCACCACGACGGCCACGACCGAGGGGACCCACACCGACACGGCAGCGGTGGCCGGCGCCGTCTCGGACCCCGTCCCGGCCAACGACATCGCATCGGAGACCACCACCGTCGCGGCGACCACGTGCTTCGGCGAGCAGCCGACGATTACCGGCACCCCCGGCAACGACCAGATCACCGGAACGCCCGGGCGCGACGTCATCCTGGCCCGCGACGGCAACGACACCATCAACGCCGGCCCCGGCGACGACCTCATCTGCGGCGGCCCCGGCGCGGACAACATCACCGGCGGCCCCGGCATCGACCGGATCGCCGGCGACTCGGGCAACGACATCCTCCACGGCTCCCCCGGCAACGACACCGTGACGGGCGGAGACGGCGACGACTCCCTGTTCGGTGAGGACGGCAACGACAACCTCGACGGCGGCCCGGGCACGAACACCAACAACGGCGGCCCCGGCACTGACATCTGCACCAACCCCAGCACTGGCCCCAGCTGCCCCTGA
- a CDS encoding IS5 family transposase has product MTERRGYPSDLKDDQWELIEPMLLKWRASRAEGREPVTSLREIVNAVLYVARTGIAWRYLPHDFPPHTTVYGYFKEWERDGTTEEIHDTLRDQLRAKKGRRILPTAAIVDAQSVKASPNAPEESQGFDAGKKVKGRKRHIATDTLGLLLVLIVTAAGVQDSAGGKQILDTLAAKWPTVTKPWVDAGYNNGVVRHGEDLGIDVEVVARSKEQKGFVVQPIRWRVEQTFGIMSRYKRLHRDCEALPDRSRSMIHWAMVNSMTTRLTASPDRTGQYLRPKPLAEA; this is encoded by the coding sequence GTGACTGAACGACGTGGATATCCCTCGGACCTGAAGGACGATCAGTGGGAGCTCATCGAGCCGATGCTCCTGAAGTGGCGGGCCTCCCGCGCCGAGGGGCGGGAGCCGGTGACGAGCCTGCGCGAGATCGTGAACGCTGTCCTCTACGTTGCTCGGACCGGCATTGCCTGGCGCTACCTGCCGCACGACTTCCCGCCCCACACCACGGTCTACGGCTACTTCAAGGAGTGGGAGCGGGACGGCACGACCGAGGAGATCCACGACACCCTCCGTGACCAACTACGGGCGAAGAAGGGCCGCAGAATCCTGCCCACCGCGGCGATCGTGGACGCCCAGTCGGTGAAAGCCTCCCCGAACGCCCCGGAAGAATCCCAGGGCTTCGACGCAGGCAAGAAGGTCAAGGGCCGCAAGCGGCACATCGCCACCGACACCCTCGGACTCCTCCTCGTTTTGATCGTCACCGCCGCGGGTGTCCAGGACTCCGCCGGCGGCAAGCAGATCCTGGACACCCTCGCCGCCAAGTGGCCCACCGTGACGAAACCCTGGGTCGACGCCGGCTACAACAACGGCGTCGTCAGACACGGCGAAGACCTCGGCATCGACGTCGAAGTCGTCGCCCGCAGCAAGGAACAGAAAGGCTTCGTCGTCCAGCCGATCCGATGGCGCGTCGAGCAGACCTTCGGGATCATGTCCAGGTACAAGCGGCTCCACCGGGACTGCGAGGCGTTACCCGACCGGTCACGCTCGATGATCCACTGGGCCATGGTCAACTCCATGACCACCCGCCTGACCGCCAGCCCGGACAGAACCGGGCAATACCTCCGCCCGAAACCCCTTGCGGAAGCCTAA
- a CDS encoding tyrosine-type recombinase/integrase: protein MGGIPYRTPSQGVLDRLRKLSDEACVPRITVHGLRHLAATITLTAGVPLTVVSKTLRHSTLSTTANLYSHLTQQAAREAVDTIDHTLTRAQKRDNRRTLMERLRPPRDHIRHLREALNQLRSPAPPAFSTMSDRPRTGRATTPRPPASRAWKRPPSHVRENGLRPA, encoded by the coding sequence TTGGGGGGAATCCCCTATCGAACGCCCTCTCAGGGCGTCCTCGACCGGCTCCGGAAGCTGTCCGACGAAGCCTGCGTTCCCCGCATCACCGTTCACGGCTTGCGGCACCTCGCCGCCACGATCACCCTCACCGCTGGAGTCCCGCTCACCGTGGTTTCGAAGACGCTCCGGCACTCCACCCTCTCGACCACCGCGAACCTCTATAGCCACCTCACCCAACAGGCCGCCCGCGAAGCCGTCGACACCATCGACCACACCCTCACCCGGGCCCAGAAACGCGACAATCGACGGACCTTGATGGAGCGACTGCGACCACCGCGCGACCACATCCGGCACCTCCGCGAAGCCCTCAACCAGCTCCGCTCCCCCGCCCCGCCCGCGTTCAGCACCATGTCGGACCGGCCCCGAACCGGGCGTGCGACCACACCGCGACCACCAGCATCCCGGGCATGGAAAAGGCCGCCCTCCCATGTGAGAGAGAACGGCCTCCGACCTGCATGA
- a CDS encoding ATP-binding protein: protein MDKVTVGPCTLEERDGEIVSLTRWWREACAGTGRLVLVGGDAGAGKTVLVEEFCRGLGDVRLLRGSCEPLTTPLALGPLRDMAHSLSPPLRRNLTGQADPVEARRLMLDELRGGGDPTLVVLDDAHWADEATLDLLRFLGRRIEACPAMLVVVYRQDEVGARHPLRVLAGDLAALPVVRRLTVPMLSEAAVARLAAGTDIDPAELYRRTGGNAFFVIEVLGDGRATVPPTVRDAVLARAARLEPGAREALDALACLGTRVAPWLVEAVSGRAGDDLDACVDGGLVAADDGAVAFRHELVRVAVMEAIPPGRAAALHRRALAVLGARPPGEVEPARLADHAERADDRAAVLAYAPLAAQRASTLGAHTEAAAHLRRALDVFRDGRPDADRAGLLEELGRECHLADDLDGALRARQEAVEAWREVGDDRRRGGALVGVAITAAHLAREIPLGEKACDEALALLAGQPPGPEYALACAIRAKLSAMAFRNADAVTWGERLLATAGEGTGPLDRALALLSIGIGRAQDGDVSGLDLIGESVQLAREASALDQAGLGYFWLQLICVTRRWYQEAERCYGEALSFTDDHGQEVWRQWLRAFRSRALLDQGRWDEAEALASEVLRTAGVEDGRKMIAMVVLGRLRSRRGDADPRPLLTRVRSVMATADPVVGWIIGSTPALAEAAAHTGDLDQVRTLVTPALAAAAAQGEPWLLGELAYWLSRADGPATVPAQTAGPYRLQLSGRPRESAERWQEIGCPYEAALALADTDDEGMLREALAAFDRLGARPMRDITARRLRRLGVRDIPRRLSRAAGPDGLSIREQEVLTLLADGLRNAEIADELFLSRRTVEHHVAAVLRKLDMANRSEAARYARRNDVTARRPTVPPSPRTSPSDSHEL, encoded by the coding sequence ATGGACAAGGTGACGGTCGGCCCCTGCACGCTCGAGGAACGGGACGGCGAGATCGTGTCGCTGACCCGCTGGTGGCGTGAGGCGTGCGCCGGCACCGGACGGCTCGTTCTCGTCGGCGGTGACGCGGGGGCGGGCAAGACCGTCCTGGTCGAGGAGTTCTGCCGGGGGCTGGGTGACGTGCGCCTGCTCCGGGGCAGCTGCGAACCCCTCACCACGCCCCTTGCACTCGGTCCGCTCCGCGACATGGCCCACAGCCTGTCGCCGCCGCTGCGCCGGAACCTCACCGGCCAGGCCGATCCGGTGGAAGCGCGCCGCCTGATGCTCGACGAGTTGCGGGGCGGCGGCGACCCCACCCTCGTGGTGCTCGACGACGCGCACTGGGCCGATGAGGCCACGCTGGACCTGCTGCGTTTCCTGGGCCGCCGCATCGAGGCTTGCCCGGCCATGCTCGTCGTCGTCTACCGGCAGGACGAAGTGGGGGCACGCCACCCCCTGCGCGTCCTGGCCGGGGACCTCGCGGCCCTTCCCGTCGTACGCCGACTGACGGTGCCGATGCTGTCGGAGGCGGCCGTGGCACGGCTTGCGGCGGGGACGGATATCGACCCTGCCGAGCTGTACCGCCGTACGGGCGGCAATGCGTTCTTCGTGATCGAGGTCCTGGGGGATGGCCGGGCCACCGTTCCGCCTACGGTCCGGGATGCGGTGCTTGCTCGCGCCGCCCGCCTGGAGCCGGGTGCGCGGGAGGCGCTCGATGCCCTTGCCTGTCTCGGGACCCGGGTAGCCCCGTGGCTGGTGGAGGCGGTTTCGGGCCGGGCGGGCGACGACCTCGACGCCTGCGTGGACGGTGGGCTGGTCGCCGCCGATGACGGTGCGGTCGCGTTCCGGCACGAGCTGGTCCGAGTCGCGGTCATGGAGGCGATCCCGCCGGGACGCGCGGCGGCCCTGCACCGGCGCGCACTGGCCGTACTCGGTGCACGGCCGCCCGGCGAAGTGGAACCGGCGCGGCTCGCCGATCACGCAGAGCGGGCCGACGACCGGGCCGCTGTGCTCGCCTATGCGCCCCTCGCGGCACAGCGGGCGTCCACGCTGGGGGCTCACACGGAGGCCGCAGCGCACCTTCGCCGTGCGCTCGACGTGTTCCGGGACGGGCGGCCGGACGCGGACCGGGCCGGGCTCCTGGAGGAACTCGGCCGGGAGTGCCATCTCGCCGACGACCTCGACGGCGCCCTGCGCGCCCGGCAGGAGGCCGTCGAGGCGTGGCGGGAGGTCGGCGACGACCGTCGGCGGGGCGGGGCGCTGGTCGGGGTGGCGATCACCGCGGCGCACCTGGCCCGGGAGATCCCGCTCGGGGAGAAGGCCTGCGACGAGGCACTCGCGCTGCTGGCGGGGCAGCCGCCGGGGCCCGAGTACGCACTCGCCTGCGCCATCCGCGCGAAGCTCTCCGCAATGGCGTTCCGCAACGCTGACGCGGTCACCTGGGGCGAGCGGCTCCTGGCCACGGCCGGCGAGGGCACCGGACCGCTGGATCGGGCGCTCGCGCTGTTGTCGATCGGTATCGGCCGCGCGCAGGACGGCGACGTGTCCGGCCTCGACCTGATCGGGGAGAGCGTCCAACTGGCGCGCGAGGCATCCGCACTCGATCAGGCCGGACTCGGCTACTTCTGGCTCCAGCTGATCTGCGTGACCCGCCGCTGGTACCAGGAGGCCGAGCGATGCTACGGGGAGGCCCTCTCCTTCACCGACGATCACGGGCAGGAAGTCTGGCGCCAATGGCTGCGCGCCTTCCGGTCGCGGGCGCTGCTCGACCAGGGCCGGTGGGACGAGGCCGAGGCGCTCGCCTCGGAGGTGCTGCGCACAGCGGGCGTGGAAGACGGACGCAAGATGATCGCCATGGTGGTGCTGGGCAGGCTGCGCTCCCGCCGAGGTGACGCCGATCCCCGCCCCCTGCTGACCCGGGTCCGTTCGGTCATGGCCACCGCTGACCCGGTCGTCGGCTGGATCATCGGCTCCACTCCGGCGCTGGCGGAAGCCGCGGCGCACACCGGCGACCTCGATCAGGTACGCACGCTGGTCACCCCTGCCCTGGCCGCCGCCGCGGCGCAGGGCGAGCCGTGGCTCCTCGGTGAGCTGGCCTACTGGCTCTCGCGCGCCGACGGACCGGCCACTGTCCCGGCGCAGACGGCAGGACCGTACCGGCTCCAGCTGTCGGGGCGCCCGCGCGAGTCGGCAGAGCGTTGGCAGGAGATCGGCTGCCCCTACGAGGCCGCGCTCGCGCTCGCCGACACCGATGACGAAGGGATGCTGCGCGAGGCACTCGCGGCCTTCGACCGCCTGGGAGCACGGCCTATGCGCGACATCACAGCGCGCCGCCTGCGCCGACTCGGGGTGCGCGACATCCCCAGACGCCTTTCCCGCGCTGCCGGCCCGGACGGACTGAGCATCCGCGAACAGGAGGTACTCACCCTCTTGGCCGACGGACTCCGCAATGCCGAGATCGCCGACGAACTGTTCCTGTCGCGACGCACCGTAGAGCACCACGTCGCCGCCGTGCTGCGCAAGCTCGACATGGCGAACCGGTCGGAAGCCGCTCGATACGCCCGGCGAAACGACGTGACCGCTCGCCGCCCCACCGTGCCCCCGTCGCCCCGGACATCGCCGTCCGACAGTCACGAGCTGTAG
- a CDS encoding NAD(P)/FAD-dependent oxidoreductase, with the protein MDDYDVIIVGASIAGCTAATAYGRAGLRVALVERHRSPQAHKTLCGHFVLGGTHDVLQRLDFWQPLVTHGAAVTSGLSMWTEHGWIVPRPDSAVPPAISLRRSKLDPLLREIAAATPGVDLMPGHRVVDLLQDHAGGVRGVVTANGEAERTELRARLVVGADGHHSAVARLAEVPEDHAPNERFLFWTYYEGATMNGPGDGQVWRVGRDVAVCIRVDDGLTQVGVFPAKDRLPEFTTERQGAFDRFVGCLPDGPSLVGARQVSNLIGTTDYPCIRRDPTPRPGLALIGDAATASDPVPAVGCGWAFRSATWLTDATAEPLAQGRDLHRALRDYRQAHRFIDTYDALGRREALARPPSSLQRAIRTAAVSDPDISRRLTAFAMRAAPPSVLLNPKVMIQAAVGSRAPKLRGRRPAAPARQPTGPC; encoded by the coding sequence ATGGACGACTACGACGTGATCATTGTCGGCGCGAGCATCGCGGGCTGCACGGCGGCCACGGCGTACGGCCGGGCCGGGCTTCGCGTGGCACTCGTCGAACGGCATCGCAGCCCTCAGGCGCACAAGACACTGTGCGGCCACTTCGTACTCGGCGGCACGCACGACGTCCTGCAGCGACTGGACTTCTGGCAGCCCCTGGTCACGCACGGCGCGGCCGTGACGAGCGGACTCAGCATGTGGACGGAGCACGGCTGGATCGTCCCCCGGCCGGACAGTGCGGTTCCGCCGGCGATCAGCCTGCGCCGCAGCAAGCTGGACCCCCTGCTGCGGGAGATCGCCGCCGCGACCCCGGGCGTGGACCTCATGCCGGGACACCGCGTCGTCGACCTCCTCCAGGACCACGCAGGCGGCGTACGGGGGGTGGTCACCGCGAACGGCGAGGCCGAGCGCACCGAACTCCGCGCCCGCCTCGTCGTCGGCGCGGACGGCCACCACTCCGCCGTCGCACGGCTCGCCGAGGTCCCCGAGGACCACGCCCCGAACGAGCGCTTCCTCTTCTGGACCTACTACGAGGGCGCGACGATGAACGGCCCCGGCGACGGCCAGGTCTGGCGCGTGGGCCGGGACGTCGCCGTCTGCATCCGTGTCGACGACGGGCTCACCCAGGTGGGTGTCTTCCCGGCGAAGGACCGGCTCCCCGAGTTCACCACCGAGCGGCAAGGCGCCTTCGACCGGTTCGTCGGGTGCCTGCCGGACGGGCCCTCCCTCGTCGGCGCCCGGCAGGTGTCGAACCTCATCGGCACCACCGACTACCCGTGCATACGCCGAGACCCCACACCGCGGCCCGGGCTGGCCCTGATCGGCGATGCCGCCACCGCCTCGGACCCGGTTCCGGCCGTGGGCTGCGGCTGGGCGTTCCGCAGTGCCACGTGGCTGACCGACGCGACCGCCGAGCCCTTGGCCCAGGGCCGGGACCTGCACCGCGCGCTGCGCGACTACCGCCAGGCACACCGGTTCATCGACACGTACGACGCTCTCGGCCGGCGGGAGGCACTCGCCAGGCCACCCAGCTCGCTCCAGCGGGCGATCCGCACGGCAGCCGTGTCCGACCCGGACATTTCCCGTCGGCTCACCGCGTTCGCGATGCGGGCAGCGCCCCCATCGGTACTGCTGAACCCCAAGGTCATGATCCAGGCCGCGGTCGGGTCCCGGGCGCCCAAACTGCGGGGACGACGCCCGGCTGCCCCCGCCCGGCAACCCACGGGGCCCTGCTGA
- a CDS encoding NAD(P)H-dependent flavin oxidoreductase, which produces MLTTPVCRLLGIDAPIICAAFGPWDEVDLAAAVCRPGGLGSLGTAVRPLPELKEQWARLRQLTDRPFAINHTSRPLDEEAFQATIEERPAAISIHVAVPPALIARAHDAGILWIQQVSSRSQADEALRAGADVIVAQGGEAGGQGGDVGTMVMVTDIVDMAGEVPVLAAGGIADGRGLAAALALGAQGVLMGTRFLASEEMSVSQAWKSRILESAASDAVKAVGSERILPPFNLPGSAGVPRCLRTPLVDALREHPEQVDPAETVPRVMAAILAGGGEEYLPFTGQSTALVHEILPAGEIVRRTVKEAEAALAAAARAIGPEP; this is translated from the coding sequence ATGCTGACCACCCCTGTATGCCGCCTCCTCGGTATCGATGCCCCGATCATCTGCGCGGCCTTCGGCCCCTGGGACGAGGTCGATCTCGCGGCCGCAGTGTGCCGGCCCGGTGGGCTCGGCAGCCTCGGCACGGCGGTGCGGCCCCTCCCGGAACTGAAGGAGCAGTGGGCTCGGCTGCGGCAGCTCACCGACCGGCCGTTCGCGATCAATCACACGAGCCGCCCCCTTGACGAGGAGGCGTTCCAGGCCACGATCGAGGAGCGGCCGGCAGCGATCTCCATCCACGTGGCGGTACCGCCCGCCCTGATCGCCCGGGCGCACGATGCCGGCATCCTCTGGATCCAGCAGGTCTCCAGCCGCAGTCAGGCCGACGAGGCTCTCCGGGCCGGAGCGGATGTGATCGTCGCGCAGGGCGGCGAGGCCGGCGGGCAGGGTGGGGATGTCGGCACGATGGTGATGGTCACGGACATCGTCGACATGGCGGGCGAGGTACCCGTCCTCGCGGCCGGCGGGATCGCCGACGGCCGTGGCCTGGCCGCGGCGCTGGCACTGGGCGCGCAGGGTGTGCTGATGGGGACGCGCTTCCTCGCGTCGGAGGAGATGAGCGTGTCGCAGGCGTGGAAGAGCCGGATCCTTGAGTCCGCCGCCTCGGACGCGGTGAAGGCCGTGGGCAGTGAGCGGATCCTGCCGCCGTTCAACCTCCCCGGCAGTGCCGGGGTGCCGCGCTGCCTTCGCACCCCCCTCGTGGACGCCCTGCGCGAGCACCCCGAGCAGGTGGACCCCGCAGAGACCGTGCCCCGCGTGATGGCCGCGATCCTTGCCGGCGGCGGCGAAGAGTACCTCCCCTTCACCGGCCAGTCGACCGCCCTCGTGCACGAGATCCTGCCCGCCGGCGAGATCGTCCGCCGGACCGTAAAGGAAGCCGAGGCGGCGCTGGCGGCAGCTGCCCGCGCCATCGGACCGGAACCATGA